One Danio rerio strain Tuebingen ecotype United States chromosome 7, GRCz12tu, whole genome shotgun sequence genomic window, attacacaattgagggttaatataaataatcactaaacaccgcgttttgacacctatttgaccattaatgcGCTCACGTTacgatgactttagatgtctgcgctccgctgctcgtctcagtgtgcgaatgagaccgaatgctgaccggccgcatgcttctgactgcgggTGCTTGCTGCCCACACAaataagcatgcggtctttcgcaCTTTTAGAAGCAACAAACGtgaacaactggaaagggggcggtttaTGATGCAATAAgctttatctcgattaatgcttttttaataatcgtttgaaatcgaaaccggattttggattaattgtacagccctataaaatagtggagcatttttatgcctttttctacctcaacacttatcctctcccgcgccccccttggaccccaggttgggaaccactgccctagATTATATCACACTAAGTTAGTGATTGTCAAAAAACAACAGGTCTTTTATGCTGTGCCTAATACTGTATGACTAATCCTGGTCGTGGGCTgcggaaacatcagcctaaacaatctactagATTTACGTGATTTCAGGAGATGttagagttaaacaagaatttCACATTCAGGCAAAGATTTTACATTCcaattcacataattaaacaaaataagccgatcaagattgtacaacatcaattactcatAGATACTTTTAAGAGTTAGAGATTACCTGACCATgtagaaatacattgcagcatgtaaaccttaaaggtgctgtaggtgatcttccacaatgctaacagcttagcataaatctctgattcacagtccctcccctgccatctAGAGCTATCcctccttaaacacgagcaccgcaaaagaaccctctctcgtgttaaaagcgactagtgcttgtctggcggcgagcaagccaaactgacatgctatgtcAGAGCAAATATTTGGAgctgcatggtaaacaatatagggagagactaggcggaatagcgctatttatttgtgtttcgtTGTTAAACTAATTGAAATCTACataatcgatgctgtaaaaggtcccttatgaaactgaaaatagtcttatcaatctttcaccggaagattttagtggctgaacaacacttctgtgaagatataacccatttgtaacaacatctCATTACATCAGCTTGCGTGAAGCTgaaagttttaaaacagaacattacctaaGAGAAATACTTCAGAtattgtgtcatcctttctccagcgtgcaaaggtaactccaatattgattcaggtgtttaaaaagttttgattcagcaggtctTTACCGATCGTGTTTGCGTGCGTGCTTGCTCTCCCTCTCTCATAAACGCGCAGCACAAACGGAGGTCGGTGGAGCTGCGTACAAAaagctgcgcagttgttcaaatctgcatttgcagacagacagtttgagctacttatcagaattatgaaagatgtcggcccgactctatttaactggatgaacattttttttagttttatgtcttatccaaaatataaaaatgcatataaatacatttagatcatttactttaaccaTTACTTTAACCATTATTAGAccattagactgtgaagagactttcaaccagcacaacaacatatGCTTCTGAAGACGATCacccactgcacctttaatgcagagctcagagacttACACACTGCAACTTGGATACTGTAGCTGGGATACCCCTAGACACCTCTCCACATTTCCCTTAAATACTCAATAGACCATAAATTCAAGACAGTAAAAGCTTCACCAAGACTCttgcctggtcatgagttgatgtGAAGACCATTTTCGctggagtggagcatctggcaaagatcttatcaaagtTAAAACCCAAATGAACTGATATGAGGGAGATTgtaaattaagaccactttaccaatcacacagagacatttaaaatgacaccaaacatgaaaaTAGAGcaacaagatacaccatattcaAAACTTAGACACTCTGCGTGgagctgctctggtggagaaggtaaagtccagggCAAAGAGGGGGCCTCAGGATGCATGATCGAGACAACTTGAACAACAAGCTGATCTTCTTCTAAGATTAGAAAGTTTAATGTTTTAGTGCCTGGCCATTTTCATGGTCTTGTCTCGTGTGGAGTTCCATAACAGTTTTCCGGGTATAATATTATGGAGAGATTTAGCCATCCTTACAGATGTTATTGTGGACTACTGGAGGTAATTGGGGATGTCCCGGTCAGACTTTTTTTTGCCAAGTCATTTGATATAAAGTATATATGATTGGGAGGTAGCGCCCGATTCTGATCGAGTCTGAGATCacatgatcggatctggacatccggGTAATAAAAATAGCATAAATTTATAATAGCTAGAAGCTAAGTAAACCTGCTTGCCAGAAAGATGCTACAGAAATGGAATGTACAATGTTCTGTACACAaactctctctccctctcacaAACATAATTACGCTATCATACACACATACTCAcgcacacactttttaaaaatgtgtaaaattatGCATAGAAATATGGCAATTATATACCTTTTCAGCCCAAATACACACATCTCAGATTATCAAATTCAGGCAGATATTTTTGGCACAAAAATACTAATAGGTGTGGCATCACTTGCATCATGGCTCTTTTCTGTAAAATATCTATACTGTTTTCTTATGTGGTTGAAAATATCTTATGGATTTCAGAAAAGTCTAATATGTTGTTTTTATAAGTTAGAAAGACATTGAAATAGAGAGATGACCTCAATGTTGCAAAAAGTGAAGTGTCCCAGATTACCTGAATTCACcctaaatgttaaaacggcttgccatatgaTTCAAAACTTGTgttacagtgcacacacacacacacacacacacacacacacacgttccttTTCAAAAGTGTTCTTAGGAATTACGTGTTGTTTTGAAACACGCAGAAACATTTTACCTTTCGGCTTTCAGACTCCAGTCAGTCATAAAAACACTGTCAGCTCTTTGACGAATGTGTCAATGTAGGATGATGAAATACAACtgcttgcaaaaaaaataataaaataattattttttgttgaatTTGAGGAAATTTATCATTCGGTAAAAGTGTCGAAAAGCGCACAGTATACTCACGTTTTTGTCTGGTATGTTGGCATCGGGTGTTTTTCGGCGGGAAAGGATGATCGATTACTCCATTAGCGGCTAATGCTGCTCTCTCTCAAACTGGGGCAATGACTGCATTCATTTCGCAGTGCCAGCGGCTGTTTGACTGATTCCAGATCAGTTCGTTTCTGACACGTTTGTTACAAACGCACTTCAGCATCCTTCTGCAAGCTGTTTATGTAAACCCTCAGTTCAGATAAATCAGATTATTTTCGAGTCGAGTCGGCTGGTGTTGTACTAGCTGTTGCACAAAGAAAAATGTCAACAGAAATAACAATGAATGATGAACAAGAAATGTTTTGTCTAGACTGAGGGCTGTGAACTGGAAACAGTCTAGTGTTTTAAAGACAGTTTGGCATCcgaaataataatgataatattaataataataatactatttacattacattacatcagggccggagtgggacaccttttcagccctggagtttcaagcctcagaccagcccacctcagttcacgactgactatattaaaataaggtcatttccaaatcagtttctaatgacactatcacgtctttttttttgagaaaacagctgctttagaacttcaaatgttcaacaaccctaacagtattatatgtcttaacaataaaaatgaaaacaataagttactcAAACGAGGATCGAACCTGGGTCCACGGCGTCTTAACCTAACATGCTAACCGCTGGACCGCAACAGCCGTGTTATAAAAGGagacacaactgagttttataatcattaaaatagatgaaaagagaaaaattgcggtaaaataatgaataaaaaggctgtggtcaagtaaataaataaatttaaaaagtgtgactgctgagagcaaaagATTCTGGAGctacggacaccggccctcgcggccaaaaaacggaccggcccaccgggaattctcccggtcctcccgactAGCCAATCCGGCCCTGCATTACATTTACTATAATAATATCAGGATTATAGCCTACTTTATGACAATTAACCATGGTTTGTATTGACTACAATTTTTAAACTACAGTTTTACTTTTTCGAAGCTGAAATAAAAGGATTTGAAGAGAAATATTTGGGAGAATATGGatttgaatgaattattaagAGAATATGGTaaattaatacacaaatacagtgtAATTGGCCATAGCAAAATACAAACGAATGAGAAAAATAATGCGGCAGATTAAAAAGGAAACgtatcatttattaataaataaaaaggcacttacattattttttaatattatacaattgAACATGTAATAAAATGGCCTGCTAATTCAGTCaaagtaataaataatgtatatatatatttttagcacaACAGACACCTTGTGGCcaatgaaagggatagttcacccaaaactgaaaattctgtcatcctttactcgTTCTTgtctcaaacctttatgagtttctttctttattacaagaaggtcgctggttcaagcctcggctggatcagttggcatttcagtgtggagtttgcatgttctccctgtgttaacatgggtttcctttgggtgctccagtttcccccacagtccaaagacatttggtacaggtaaattggataacctaaactgtccgtagtgtaatgaatgtgtgtgaatgagtgtatgggtgagTTCATCTCAATCAAACGCAGATTTGAATGGATGGATTGGGcgcattatcatttatcattcatgttgcatgggtttgaattgagatcaaaaccttttatgtttaattgtgcagctttaaacTGAATGCATCAATGCAGGCAAAACAAACAGTGACACCTTAAATTAATTACCTAAGACAACATTTAGGTCCCACCATAACCTTTTTCCGTCAtcgttatattttacagggaagcctaAATCCTTTCACGTGATTTGAATGACACGGGAGGCGATCTCTCAgcgattgttataaatgttggattaaactacaagttcaaaaaagttattaatccgcGGGTCACGTGCTTTCTGAAGTGTGGGCCGTaatccgttacacccctactttgcatgtgttgtgaattAGGTTAAAAGTTTTGATGAAAAGTACAAACGTGCATATGAATTCAGAAAAACATACGCAATTATTAGTCAATGAGACGCAATGTTTATCATTCATACATGATAAATTGTACAACCGTACTGTAAAagttagggttgggcgatgtcgaccaatttggcatggtacgatgtctaatgtgaaacatcgcgatggacgatggcatcatcgtcATAGGCAGaggtgaattatttatttatgaataattaattaattcataacaaattaattatttgtagcccactgtttcaactacctgacccgcatggtctttgtttaacccatgaacaaatcataaataaataaagataagttgcacacaaatgtcaatcactttttccacggGAGGTTGGTCGGTTAAAAAGGTGctcaaccaacagtatctgaggttttcactaaaatgacttattgtgaaaatgaaagactgaagcagtgtccTGACGCGGTGTTGTTACCTTATAGATTCGaaagactgaagagtcgttagatagaaaCAAGATTAATTAAGTATCACAATtatagtgagacgcaatccagcgatacatccttgataaactgtccgacgagCACTGCTCTCTGGAACTCAGATGAGCACAAGACagtgtggctgtttctcaattccaagaacgcagagaacggacttgtgctcttgtggagaccggtcttgccaggtgtcctcggaagaacgaactcaggagaccgcgagggcagaaaacgcgtcctttgagaattgagatgctacgttcttcctgatggtcacatgacctttacgTGTTTTAagtggtaaattatttaaacattacagccttcatacatcgatttattgtttttccccttttcaaaatatatactttgcataaaaacattataaatatatgttgcacaatataaataaaacagatttcaatacgaatttcagcaaacaaacacccttaatgtgtttattcctttattaagattttcatggtaatgtttactttcaccgtttcatttagggaaactcctgaggtaaatagttcatatctatgaactttaataataaatctagataaaatgcagcgcttcccacctccagtcgcaatgacttctgggacttccagagcgagttcggtgctcaagtctgcatcagtgcatcctcgatatcaagaacacatccgggaagtttcacgcgtcctccgtacttgcggtcttgagtattggaactgaacttaggcagctgatgatgacgtttcacgagaacacgaggacgcaagaccgctgaagaacgcatattgagaaacagcctgtgtGTGGCTATACGTGTGTATGGCTGTGCGTGTGGTCACATGATTTGCGTTTGCAGCGGTTGGAGAGCTGTtaagaaatgctaggtaaaacacggtgagGATGTGGATAGTTTTTGTTCAAAATggccattttaatactaagaaagtactagtgtaaacagggcaaGTGTGTATTATTCGCGAGCGGGTctatcgtctatcggcccaaccctagtaaAAGTATTACAAAACAATCAATACAATGCATGACGTAattataaaagtgatttattCTTTGATATGGACTGTGGAAAACATAATAAAGTTAGCTACAGTAACTGAACGGCTGATTTGCTTTCGTAACCTGTGCATCAAAGTACGCTGGTAACACCTGCTGGAGAAACGCTCCTTCAGTCCCATTAACACCACCAGTGTATCAAAGCTCCTGCTTGCCTTTGTTCGCTCGGTTGGCTGCTTTCTTGTCACCCTTCTTCTTGGTCTCGTTTTGCTCTTTCCCCTTGGCATCTTTCTTGGCATTTTTGCCAGGGAACACCTGTCCTTCCACGGTCACGTCCTCACAGCGGTCCTGGGACACCAGAAAGTCCTTAATCTCCCAGGCGTAGCTGCCGTCACGCAGCATGAAGATTACACGGTTAGAGCCCACCACAAACCTAACGAGAAGAGCACAAACGGTGACTGTAGTGACAAAACAGCATTTCATAAGATCCTTTCGTATTAAAAACACTTGTagagacactttgattgacattctccctttgcatgtgtcatcagaggtggaaagccccgcccactattcATGATCTTTCCCTCATTAGCGTATAGACAGCCCTGCGTAAGAAGAAGTCATCCACCATTAGAGTtgaaatctgccactatgctgacacacaggcgtttatagctccaccctcttttaaaaagtgggctgggagcacaatctcatttgaatttaaagcaacagtcttCAAAatagcacaattaggatcaaatctaaaaggggcagtttcaaagagttataaaacattatttgtgtggtattttgagctaaaacttcacatgcACACTCTAGCGACATCAGAGatgtattttaaatcttgtaaaaaggggtataataggtcccctttaaacaaAATCAATTATAAAGAAAGAAAACCGAAATGAATTAGATTAAAGATtagattgtcttcagaaacatttttttgttgtgctggctgaaagtctcttcacagtacAATAGTagtgattacagtaaatgatctaaatgtgtttatatgtatttttatattctggataaggcataaaactaaaaaatgttcatccaattaaatattgtcagaccgacatctcccataattgcGATAAGTAACTCaatctgtcagcaaatgcagattgaaatcaaatgctgaattgaaatcTTTTAAACTCCTGAATTACTCCCGAGTTATTTTTGCACACTgaaggaaggacgacaccatggctgaggTATTTCTCTTATACaggtaatgttgttttaaaactattttagcttcatgcagagctgatgtagagtgTGTTGTGAATGGGTtttatgcacagacgtgttgttcagccactgaaatctcccggtgaaagctTGATTTGACTATTTTTGGTTTGATAagggccttttacagcatcgataatgtagatgtatatttagtttaacaacaaaacatcagtaaatagcgctattccgcctagtctgcTTAACTGAGCTGAagctgcttttatattcacattgggtcatttctgaacaatgacagcctgtgacgcgcttcctatactgtttaccatgctagtttgaatattcgctctgaaatagcttGTAAGTGTGGTTTAATAAGTGAAATTCTTGCACGCCTGCCGGGCCAACCACTATTTACTTATAACTGGGGAATggcatgaactagtgggttgtatCTGTCGTGTCGCGGTTGACGCATTCGCAATTTCAGGAGGCGTAGCtgagcattttggcagatcacctactgcacctttaaaaagcACTGATGACAATTAAATAGAAACTAATCAGATAAAATTGCAATTAATCTTCATCGAGTAACAGTCACAAGTGACTTATTTTAGACGACGTTTCATCACCTCATACATTTCTGTCAAGTCTCTGCAAAAACTAACAACAGTTGTCAGATAAGTGGGACTCATGGGAGTTGCCAGATTGGTTGTTTTTCAACTCGTTACAGAAATGGCTCTCATCAAGTTTtatctgtatttgttttatttgttctgtGACCGATCCTGAGTCTGGCTTAAGAATGCCACAAATGTGCATGCATCACTGCTATCTACACCAGGCTTGACATAGCAGCACTTTCTTATCCTGGATCAGCTAATGTACAAAATACGAAGCCAGCATGTGCCGATTAAACACGTCCCAGGTTATCCTGGCTTTCTTAACTCTATATTTGTGCAATGCCCCTCTgctttatgtgtgttttttaccTTTGAACATCATAGTTGGCATTGAAGAGGCTTCCCTGCCACAGACCCGTGATCTCCTCAGTCTCCTTCTCTGTGGGGTTCCCTGACACTGATGCAAACACCATCAGGGTCTTGCCTTTCTTGGACATCTTTAAGAGCTCTTCTGGTTTGGAGGCATCAATTTTCGAGAAGTCGATTGGTGGAGGAGACCTTTTGTGCTCGGGCAAGTCTCCCTCCTCAATGTCGTCATCTTTCTGTAATAAATGAGAAGATGCTGATGAGAAACGCTGATGATTTATTGACGTCACTGCTAGAAAAAAACATCTAAGGGCTGTTGCACAAAAGTTAGTTTACTTGCAGAgtaaatgattgtgattggctgtggaGATCATCCTGTTGTTCACCGAGTGCAAACAGAGATAGAGGGAATGTAAAGCCACGAAGTTCAGTCGATTATCCAGCGGATCGCTCGaatgtcagcttataaacagacGAGCTAATCTTCGAGGCTTTAAAATGCTTCAGTGTTCCTGTATATGTGTTTGCACTTGATGAACTGATGCCCTTCACGTCCAATTACATTTCTTTTAGGCATATGAACACAATGGcgaatcagcagtgtttaagaacacgctcaacagagctcaaatgttagtgggaaatggatgtttAAAAAATTCCTGTACCGATATTACACTATCATGACAAGACTAATCCTTACTATCTATACCAGGCTTGACAAAGCAGCACTTTCTTTTCCTGGATCAGCTAATGTGCAACAGACTAAGCCAGCATGTGCTGATTAAACTAGGTCAAGCCACGCTTTTTCTGCTATCCTGGCTTTCTTTACTCTATATTAGTGCAATACCCCTCTGCTTTCTGTGTGTTTTTTACTCTTACCTCTGAACATCATAGTTGACATTGAAGAGGCTTCCCTGTTACCCAGGAAACACTTTCAAGTTGACAAAAACAAAGAAACCCTTGTGGGTTAAGATCCGTTTAAGTGGTTTTACACATTTAGAGTGCATGAACTTGCTTTGTTAACTCATCGTCTTTGTTAATTCAAAGTTTAAGATTACCTTTGGACTGCATGGAGCTGAAAGTGTGACGTGTGAACCAAACAGCCAATCAAACAACACATGATTGCAGTAAACAGCCAATCCCACAGCACACGAGTGCACCAAATAACCAATCAAACAACATGAGTGCAGCAggcagccaatcacatgacacatgAGTGCAGTAAAGATCAAATCAAGTGGTTTTATAACGCTTGATACAAACTTTTGCTTGAACTCCAGTAAGTCTGCAtgatggaaaaatctgatattgcgatattttattatTCTGCGATATCATTACAGTGTCACAAGATTGTTTAAATTGCCCTACTGGGTAAGAACTGGAGAGTTCTGTACATTCAGATACAggaattgaataatcacaatgcagaAAAAGTATTGCTTTGTTTCATTTCGTTTCTTGCCCAAAtttctaaaactttttttagatcaagtaaaaatatcgTTTTATTTTCgcttcagaagaaataagtcaaaattaggagtttttccttaaaacaagttaaatcatttgccaatggggtaattaaaataatattattttcactttgaaatgtagttatttggactagaaacattcaagtaattaaaaacaattaatctTATGTTATAAATTCCAAACATACTTTTTTTGTCCCCAAACACTCTTAAAAATGCACAATCAAAGGctataaaaacacatgcaaatgatcaactttcactctattatggttcaTTTTAGCATGGTTAATAAATCACATGTTCTGTGgcttctggtcaactataattcatgTAATTcatggtatatgtaagatttttttaatttactttttttttcttttctttttttttagaacaacagtatctTCTGCTGAAAAGATCTCcgaagatgctgttttaaattataaagaaatctgttttttttttaataatgaagacagcagaagtcaatgattcattttcgttatttagcctgacatgtttactgctccaaaatattataaatcttacaaaaaaatgaaatattttgtatTCAAAGGGGAATAAAAATCTTTAgtttttttaacccagacatttaaaaatatatatattttagagaagaaaccttgactttttttatACAAAGTTATCAtatcatcagaatcttataccggcccatgcctagactcaacattgcagatcttgcgTTGTGACTACTGGTgatgcgcacattgcaatatcgataaTGCAGCCCTAAACTCAGGATTTGATCCAAAACTTGTGTGTAGGCCAGGGTACACAGTATgtaattgtgaagcactttgatcAACTTTTGTTTGCTTTTATGTAAATTAcctaaatttaaacatttatcttatatttttgtaattatacACTTATGCTTATAATGCAAATCTAAGTAATATTTAAACAGCTTACCTTTAAATTATCCCATTACAATTAAACACTTTATGAATGCACATATCTgtggtttttttctttttcttcagtaAACCATGTTTGAAAGCAACCTTTGACTTAAGGAGTGTCCCAATAAAATGAGTGAAtatgcaaaaacattttaaagctttCCTGCTATAACATTGTTTGGCTGTTTTTATCTACAAATCTATCtgaaattatctttttttattttatttattcagtatatttacaaaagaatataaaataaaacaattcaagACAAAATTTAGACATTTAAATTATAAATCTTGCACCTTCACTAAAAAAACGTCACTGTGATTGATGTTTTACTATTTCTTTGTCTAAACTGTGAATTTCATGAATTGAGTAAttgagttggttttatattcatatattgggACTTTATCCTTAACagtatttcagaaaagtattatatGCAAATTGTAAATagtgaaattatattagcagccaatgtcTATCAACGTATAGCATTGTTCACGCTCAAATAATAGTACTAATGTAGTTTCTGAACGAATATTCAAAATacaatggtaaacaatatagggagcctGTCAGTAAACGAATGTTCAAATATAATAACTTTaccaaaatgcattattattactacaaatAATGTGTCGGGTTGAAATCAACATCATACAGCAACAGAAATAAAGTAGAAAAGTAAATGTTTCGGAAAGCTAGTGTGGAGGATattaatttactgtggttttgctGTAGCAGTGATGGTATTTCAGCGGTTactgattgaggtaaagttggttttatattcgcacattcagactttcttcttaataatataatttcagtaaaatattatttgcagactttaaatagtgaaatcatattagcagccatgACTACAGAAGTAGAACATTCTTCACTGAAataaatagtgttaatgttgtcacatttacatgcgatttcagaccgaatattaaATTTACTATGGTAAACAATGCAGAGAGCCTGTCACTaattgtcactgaacgaatgtgcgaatataaaactttAGCTaaatttattattactacaacaaATAAAGTGTCGGGTTGACGTTAACATCATAAAGCAACATAAACAAAATAGAAAACCAAACGTTTCTAAAAGTTAGTCTGGAGGATATTCAGTTAACGTTAACTTACTGGGGCTGTGCAGTAACGTTAGCATTGATGGTATTTCAGCTACTGATTGAGGTAAATTTGATTTAATACTCACACATTCGGACATTCTCCTTAATTATAACGTTATAATTTCTGAAAAACGTCATTTGCAAATCGTAAGCAATGTAGAAAGACCgttaaaatgaacgaatgtgcgaatgtaACACCAACTTACCGTGGTACATTTGAGGCACATGACCGAATGACTGCAGCTGTTAAGGTAAATTCGCTCTTACCTCCCACTCCTCCAGCAGTCTGGCCATATCTGCATCATTATAATCCCGTATATCCTTCTTCTTTTTGGGTTTAGTATCTGTGCAATGAACGGTTATGAATAATACAAGTAAAAACAATACTGACAGAGTCCTGCAGCCGACGGAAGACGCCATCTTTAAACCTGGAGCTCGCTGATTGGATGAAATCCGTCCGCTCGTCTCAGGAAGAGGGTGTGTCGGTGTGGTCACATGGTTTATAGTTGCCTTGTTTCTTTTACTTATTTGTTGCGAGATAACGTTTTATTAAGATAAACAGTGAGTATTAAAATCATTTAAGAAAACTGTAATATCTGTGCTGTCCCCTAAAATCTTAATTTACACTAACCTGAGCATGTAAAACGAAAATATGTGGAGAAACCATGGGGAAAGTTACtgagaatattcattcattttattttcagcttagtcacttattaacctgcggtcgccacagcggaatgaaccgccaacttattcagcatatgttttacacagcggatgcccttccagctgcaacctataactgggaatcatccatacacactcatcctcaaacatacactacggacaatttagcttacccaattcacctgtaccgcatgtctttagacttgtgggggaaagcagagcacccagaggaaacccacaccaacacggggagaacatgcaaactccaaacagaaatgtcaactgagcaaacagggactcgaaccagcaaccttcttgctgtgaggtgatcgtgctacccactgcgccaccgtgacacctttactgaaaatatatgatttaaatataatataaaataaaaactaatatttacATACATCTGCAAaagtgtgtatattatatatatatatatatatatatatatatatatatatatatatatatatatatatatatatatatatatatatatatatatatatattcttttctctttatatttttattcaaggcaGCCTTTTCTGATCTCCCATGCTGCTTAGTAA contains:
- the mesd gene encoding LRP chaperone MESD isoform X1, which translates into the protein MASSVGCRTLSVLFLLVLFITVHCTDTKPKKKKDIRDYNDADMARLLEEWEKDDDIEEGDLPEHKRSPPPIDFSKIDASKPEELLKMSKKGKTLMVFASVSGNPTEKETEEITGLWQGSLFNANYDVQRFVVGSNRVIFMLRDGSYAWEIKDFLVSQDRCEDVTVEGQVFPGKNAKKDAKGKEQNETKKKGDKKAANRANKGKQEL
- the mesd gene encoding LRP chaperone MESD isoform X2; translated protein: MCLKCTTKDDDIEEGDLPEHKRSPPPIDFSKIDASKPEELLKMSKKGKTLMVFASVSGNPTEKETEEITGLWQGSLFNANYDVQRFVVGSNRVIFMLRDGSYAWEIKDFLVSQDRCEDVTVEGQVFPGKNAKKDAKGKEQNETKKKGDKKAANRANKGKQEL
- the mesd gene encoding LRP chaperone MESD (The RefSeq protein has 1 substitution compared to this genomic sequence), with product MFECKDDDIEEGDLPEHKRSPPPIDFSKIDASKPEELLKMSKKGKTLMVFASVSGNPTEKETEEITGLWQGSLFNANYDVQRFVVGSNRVIFMLRDGSYAWEIKDFLVSQDRCEDVTVEGQVFPGKNAKKDAKGKEQNETKKKGDKKAANRANKGKQEL